The proteins below are encoded in one region of Fimbriimonadaceae bacterium:
- the rplA gene encoding 50S ribosomal protein L1 has product MRKNIKSKSKHSARYLAVAEKIDADKFYDINEAFALVKQSASAKFVEGVDVSVRMGVDPRKGDQNVRGTTNLPHGTGKTKKVAVLAKGDLAKEAEAAGADVIGDEDLIKQIQGGWKDFDVMLATNDMAPQIGKIGRFLGTRTPNKKNGTVTDSIATAVKEIKGATRVEYRVDKAGVIHVPIGKVNFTEDQLKENFTAALDAIIRAKPASAKGRYLLSVTISSTMGPGVSLDPTVATKFSGH; this is encoded by the coding sequence ATGCGCAAGAACATTAAGAGTAAGTCCAAGCACTCGGCCCGCTATCTTGCCGTGGCGGAAAAGATCGACGCTGACAAGTTTTACGACATAAACGAAGCGTTCGCACTTGTCAAGCAGTCTGCAAGCGCCAAGTTCGTCGAGGGAGTCGACGTCAGCGTCCGCATGGGCGTCGACCCGCGAAAAGGCGACCAGAACGTCCGCGGCACCACCAACCTTCCGCACGGCACCGGTAAGACCAAAAAGGTCGCGGTGCTCGCCAAAGGCGACTTGGCTAAAGAGGCAGAGGCCGCCGGCGCCGACGTTATCGGCGACGAAGACCTCATCAAGCAGATCCAAGGCGGTTGGAAGGACTTTGACGTGATGCTGGCCACGAACGATATGGCCCCACAAATCGGTAAGATCGGCCGCTTCCTTGGCACCCGGACTCCGAACAAGAAGAACGGGACTGTCACCGATTCCATCGCCACCGCAGTCAAGGAGATCAAGGGCGCGACCCGCGTCGAATACCGCGTTGATAAAGCGGGCGTCATCCATGTCCCGATCGGCAAGGTGAACTTCACCGAGGACCAGCTGAAGGAGAACTTTACGGCCGCCCTCGACGCCATCATCCGGGCTAAGCCGGCTTCGGCGAAGGGGCGCTACCTCCTTTCTGTGACGATCTCTTCGACCATGGGGCCGGGCGTCTCGCTCGACCCGACCGTGGCGACCAAGTTCAGCGGCCACTAA
- a CDS encoding YbjQ family protein, whose product MSSPGIFSQPEIHAWVTTANEFQDHRVKKYLGVVRGITVRSRSVVGNLGAALQTLVGGNITIYTQLCEHARQEAYDIMVRHAAEVGANAIIAMRYDANEIGQGVTEVLCYGTAVIIEPRH is encoded by the coding sequence GTGTCTTCACCGGGAATCTTTAGCCAGCCTGAGATCCATGCCTGGGTGACCACCGCCAACGAGTTCCAGGATCATCGGGTCAAGAAGTACTTGGGGGTCGTGCGGGGGATCACCGTTCGCAGCCGCAGCGTCGTGGGCAACCTGGGTGCCGCCTTGCAGACCCTGGTCGGCGGCAACATCACGATCTATACCCAGCTCTGCGAGCATGCCCGGCAGGAAGCCTACGACATCATGGTCCGGCATGCAGCAGAGGTCGGCGCTAACGCCATTATCGCGATGCGGTACGACGCGAACGAGATCGGACAGGGCGTCACCGAGGTCCTTTGCTACGGGACCGCGGTGATTATCGAGCCCCGGCACTGA
- a CDS encoding TSUP family transporter codes for MLFVGVGGIFGWTKRLKFTGAWAWGAGAVSGFLGGLVGNQGGLRTGAMTGLGVSRDAFVATATAIGLIVDGARMPIYLANQWRELASVWPQIAVMSGGVLVGTFLGTAVLRRIPERLFLQVVSVILVFLALWLLLKH; via the coding sequence TTGCTGTTCGTGGGTGTGGGAGGCATTTTTGGCTGGACCAAGCGGCTAAAGTTCACCGGCGCCTGGGCTTGGGGTGCGGGGGCTGTATCAGGGTTCCTCGGTGGTTTGGTCGGCAACCAGGGTGGCTTGCGAACGGGAGCAATGACTGGACTTGGCGTATCCCGCGATGCGTTCGTGGCGACCGCGACCGCGATAGGACTCATCGTGGATGGAGCGCGAATGCCCATCTATCTTGCCAACCAGTGGCGGGAATTGGCCTCTGTTTGGCCGCAGATCGCCGTGATGTCTGGTGGAGTCCTGGTGGGCACTTTCTTGGGAACGGCGGTTCTCAGGCGGATCCCAGAAAGGCTCTTTCTCCAAGTCGTTTCGGTAATCCTGGTCTTTCTGGCGTTATGGCTGCTCCTCAAACACTAA
- the kdpA gene encoding potassium-transporting ATPase subunit KdpA, translated as MVTRDWIQIGLYLLVLLLCVKPLGIYMAKVLEGQRTFLAPAFGWLEKLAYKVGGVDPEEEMTWKRYAVNAIAFSVVGFLAVFFLQRFQASLPFNPAGMGPVSADSSLNTASSFATNTNWQGYGGESTMSYLTQMLGLTVQNFVSAAAGIAVLAALIRGLRAREATSIGNFWADLTRSTVYILIPLSIVFSLVLVSQGVVQTFNNYEKATLVQATKDAGGNQLIEQTIALGPAASQIAIKQLGTNGGGFFNVNSAHPLENPTPVSNFFECLAILLIPAALCYTFGVMVGQRRQGWAVLAAMTVLFLAFLIPTVVQEQHGNPAFASMGLQQTANWEGKEARHGIGNSALWATATTAASNGSVNSMHDSYTPLGGLFPMVLMQLGEVVFGGVGSGLYGMLVFAIVAVFLAGLMVGRTPEYLGKKIEAHEMKMASLVILIPCVVVLLCTAVSLVWPSVDAGVSQGAKGMANPGAHGFSELLYAYSSMGNNNGSAFAGFGANVPFHNFLGAAAMWVSRFWLMVPVLAIAGSLARKRIVPAGPGTLPTHTPLFVVLLCSVVIVVGALTFIPALGLGPIVEHLQIAK; from the coding sequence ATGGTAACCCGCGATTGGATTCAGATCGGCCTCTATCTCCTCGTCCTGTTGCTTTGCGTGAAGCCACTGGGGATCTACATGGCCAAGGTGCTTGAAGGGCAGCGGACGTTTCTAGCCCCTGCATTCGGATGGCTGGAGAAGCTCGCGTACAAGGTAGGAGGGGTCGACCCCGAAGAGGAGATGACCTGGAAGCGGTACGCCGTCAACGCCATAGCATTCAGCGTTGTTGGATTTCTGGCCGTCTTTTTCCTCCAGCGATTTCAAGCATCGCTCCCCTTTAATCCCGCCGGAATGGGACCTGTCTCCGCCGATTCGAGCCTCAATACCGCATCGAGCTTCGCCACCAATACGAACTGGCAAGGTTACGGCGGAGAGTCGACGATGAGCTACCTCACCCAAATGCTCGGGCTGACCGTGCAGAACTTCGTGAGTGCGGCGGCGGGCATCGCGGTTCTTGCTGCTCTGATCAGGGGGCTAAGAGCTCGTGAAGCAACGAGCATCGGAAATTTCTGGGCCGACCTCACACGCTCAACGGTTTACATCCTTATCCCGCTCTCGATCGTCTTCAGCCTCGTACTCGTCAGCCAGGGCGTCGTCCAGACCTTCAACAATTACGAGAAGGCGACACTGGTCCAAGCCACGAAGGACGCGGGTGGCAACCAGCTCATCGAGCAGACCATCGCTCTCGGGCCCGCCGCATCCCAGATCGCCATCAAACAGCTCGGCACCAACGGTGGAGGGTTTTTTAATGTCAACTCGGCCCACCCGCTGGAGAATCCGACGCCGGTCAGCAATTTCTTCGAGTGCCTCGCAATCCTTCTGATTCCTGCTGCACTTTGCTACACATTTGGCGTCATGGTCGGACAGCGGCGTCAGGGTTGGGCGGTGCTTGCGGCGATGACCGTGCTCTTTCTAGCTTTCCTCATCCCAACCGTGGTCCAGGAGCAGCACGGCAACCCCGCCTTTGCCTCAATGGGACTCCAACAGACCGCCAACTGGGAAGGCAAGGAAGCGCGCCATGGCATCGGCAATTCGGCGCTCTGGGCGACCGCCACAACCGCAGCCAGCAACGGCTCGGTGAACTCGATGCACGACTCCTACACGCCTCTCGGTGGACTTTTCCCCATGGTGCTCATGCAGCTCGGCGAAGTGGTTTTCGGCGGAGTCGGCTCGGGGCTCTACGGAATGCTGGTGTTTGCCATAGTCGCGGTGTTCCTTGCGGGGCTGATGGTTGGGCGCACACCCGAATATCTCGGCAAGAAGATCGAGGCCCACGAAATGAAGATGGCCTCGTTGGTGATCCTCATTCCTTGCGTAGTCGTGTTGCTCTGTACGGCGGTTTCGCTAGTCTGGCCATCGGTGGATGCTGGGGTTTCTCAGGGTGCGAAGGGCATGGCTAACCCCGGCGCACACGGCTTTTCCGAACTCCTTTACGCCTATTCAAGCATGGGCAATAACAACGGCTCGGCCTTCGCGGGCTTCGGCGCAAACGTGCCGTTCCACAACTTCCTGGGAGCGGCGGCAATGTGGGTTTCCCGGTTTTGGCTGATGGTTCCAGTGCTGGCGATCGCGGGCTCACTGGCGCGAAAGCGGATCGTTCCGGCGGGACCGGGCACGCTGCCGACCCACACGCCACTCTTTGTTGTTCTGCTCTGCTCGGTCGTGATCGTCGTCGGCGCGCTGACCTTCATCCCCGCGCTCGGGCTCGGCCCCATCGTCGAGCATCTTCAAATTGCCAAATAA
- the gmd gene encoding GDP-mannose 4,6-dehydratase, which yields MKRALITGITGQDGSYLAELLLSKGYEVHGIKRRSSQFNTQRVDHLYRLSQTEGVPFRLHYGDVTDATSIIRVLQECRPDEVYNLAAQSHVKVSFECPEYTAQCDAIGALRILEAIRVLGMDRDVKFYQASTSEMFGKVCETPQRETTPFYPRSPYGAAKVYAHWTTINYREAYGFFACNGILFNHESPRRGETFVTRKITRAAARIKYGLDERLFLGNLDAKRDWGHARDYVDGMWRMLQQDEPDDYVLATGQTRTVREFVSIAFATADLPLVWEGSGLHESGIEPKSGKKVVRIDPKLYRPTEVDLLMGDARKAREVLGWAPTTPFNRMVEEMVEADLEGAAAEVAVESRRPRISA from the coding sequence ATGAAGCGGGCTCTTATCACGGGGATCACCGGCCAAGACGGCAGTTATCTGGCCGAGCTGTTGCTTTCTAAGGGCTATGAAGTCCACGGGATCAAGCGGCGTTCGTCACAGTTTAACACGCAAAGGGTAGACCACCTCTATCGGCTATCTCAGACCGAGGGTGTGCCGTTCCGGCTCCACTACGGCGATGTGACCGACGCGACCTCCATCATTCGGGTCCTGCAAGAGTGCCGGCCCGACGAAGTCTATAACCTCGCCGCCCAATCCCACGTCAAAGTCAGCTTCGAATGCCCGGAGTACACGGCTCAGTGCGACGCAATCGGAGCTTTGCGGATCCTGGAGGCGATCCGGGTTTTGGGTATGGATCGTGACGTCAAGTTTTACCAGGCCAGCACAAGCGAGATGTTCGGAAAGGTCTGTGAAACGCCGCAAAGAGAGACCACGCCTTTCTATCCTCGCTCTCCTTACGGTGCCGCGAAGGTTTATGCCCACTGGACGACGATCAATTATCGCGAGGCTTATGGTTTCTTCGCGTGTAACGGCATCTTGTTCAACCACGAGTCTCCGCGTCGCGGCGAGACCTTCGTGACCAGGAAGATTACGCGCGCGGCGGCACGGATCAAATACGGTTTGGACGAGCGCTTGTTCCTGGGGAACTTGGACGCGAAGCGCGACTGGGGCCACGCCCGCGACTACGTCGACGGCATGTGGCGCATGCTGCAGCAGGACGAGCCGGACGACTATGTGCTTGCGACGGGCCAAACCCGGACCGTCCGCGAGTTCGTTTCGATCGCCTTCGCAACCGCCGACCTTCCGCTCGTCTGGGAGGGGTCGGGCCTTCACGAGAGCGGCATCGAGCCGAAATCCGGCAAGAAGGTCGTGCGGATCGACCCCAAACTCTACCGACCGACGGAAGTCGACCTGTTGATGGGCGACGCCCGCAAGGCGCGCGAAGTTCTGGGATGGGCCCCTACGACACCCTTTAACCGAATGGTTGAAGAAATGGTCGAGGCGGACTTGGAAGGGGCCGCCGCCGAAGTCGCCGTGGAAAGCCGCAGACCGCGGATTTCGGCTTAA
- a CDS encoding adenylate/guanylate cyclase domain-containing protein, with protein MRLSLRATLTLRTTLLLVGTLLVLGSVAFWRARVTVDDLSGRIVRQTAVLVDQRVTGLLGLAESQGRLIRGLVVESATQRRPSAGNFDSLARRMLDLMQAQPEFGAVQFTLESTGDRVQVVQRANGALVVEVVRRTAGGRYRTEEYSMFGRELRQTSGRLREALDVRGEPWYQLARDRGEQSWYGVHLRNDLADVKTPGLTCVTPVYDADNAFAGVVTVDFTITELSRFLQTIQVGETGLAFLVEAVPGREPRVVAHPDLNRLLVTEGGSQRLAKPSEFTDPVASATLARIGENGWATRADEVQRIVLRASGEPYIAGLLPVTGGGRPRLITCVAVRDRDFMSGVWQTGWALAVLAMGGVVVAVVFSLLLARSVSLPLQELSAETARIRSFDLEPRPLPTSRIKEIDWLAEGMEQMKTGLRSFEKLVPTDYARWLVESGQEAKLGGERRHLTVYFADIIGFTALSERMEPEALVEVLAEYLDVLSGEVLRLGGTVDKFNGDDVMAFWGAPKAATDHAYLACRAALQSRATISQLHSEWREQGIPRLRASFGIATGDVVVGNVGSRRRMNYTVIGDSVNLASRLQGLNKYYETEVLINEAAREEAGERIVTRLVDLVSVAGREQAVPVYELLALASSCAPETIALASRHNDAMRLYRIRHFAESVEAFDSVLRLRPDDGPAKILRARAHRFSKDPPSDDWNGSIEVRVK; from the coding sequence ATGCGGCTTTCCCTCCGGGCGACGCTAACATTGCGGACCACGCTGTTGCTCGTCGGAACGCTCCTAGTCTTGGGCTCGGTCGCTTTCTGGCGCGCTCGCGTGACCGTCGACGACCTTTCAGGCCGGATCGTACGCCAGACGGCCGTTTTGGTCGACCAGCGTGTCACCGGCCTGCTTGGCCTTGCCGAATCGCAGGGGCGGCTGATCCGGGGCTTGGTGGTGGAATCAGCCACCCAGCGCCGGCCGAGCGCGGGCAACTTCGACTCTCTGGCGCGGCGGATGCTCGACCTGATGCAGGCGCAGCCCGAGTTCGGCGCGGTCCAGTTCACGCTCGAGAGCACGGGCGACCGTGTGCAGGTCGTTCAGCGGGCCAACGGTGCCCTCGTCGTCGAGGTCGTCCGGCGGACAGCGGGCGGCCGCTACCGCACGGAAGAGTATTCGATGTTCGGGCGCGAGCTGCGCCAGACGTCCGGTCGTCTCCGAGAGGCTCTCGACGTGCGCGGCGAGCCCTGGTACCAGCTGGCCCGCGACCGGGGAGAGCAGTCCTGGTACGGCGTTCACCTTCGCAACGATTTGGCCGACGTCAAGACCCCCGGGCTCACCTGCGTCACGCCGGTCTACGACGCGGACAACGCCTTCGCCGGTGTCGTCACGGTCGATTTCACGATCACCGAGCTCAGCCGGTTCCTGCAGACGATCCAGGTTGGTGAGACGGGGCTGGCCTTCCTGGTGGAAGCCGTCCCCGGTCGAGAACCGCGTGTCGTCGCCCATCCGGATTTGAACCGGCTTCTCGTGACCGAAGGTGGCTCCCAGCGACTTGCCAAGCCCTCCGAATTCACCGACCCGGTCGCCAGCGCGACCCTCGCACGGATCGGGGAAAACGGGTGGGCCACCCGCGCGGACGAGGTCCAGCGCATCGTCCTCCGGGCGAGCGGCGAACCCTACATCGCGGGGCTCCTCCCCGTCACAGGAGGAGGGCGTCCGCGCCTGATCACCTGCGTCGCCGTCCGCGACCGGGACTTCATGAGCGGCGTTTGGCAGACCGGGTGGGCCCTTGCCGTGCTTGCCATGGGTGGGGTGGTCGTCGCCGTGGTCTTCAGTCTCTTGCTTGCGCGAAGCGTTTCGCTCCCCCTGCAAGAACTCTCCGCAGAGACCGCGCGGATCCGCTCCTTCGACCTCGAACCGCGACCGCTTCCGACGTCCCGCATCAAGGAGATTGATTGGCTCGCGGAGGGCATGGAGCAGATGAAGACCGGCCTCCGCTCCTTTGAAAAGCTCGTCCCGACCGACTATGCGCGCTGGCTCGTGGAAAGCGGTCAGGAGGCCAAACTCGGAGGCGAGCGGCGGCACCTCACGGTGTACTTCGCCGACATTATTGGGTTCACCGCCCTAAGCGAGCGGATGGAACCGGAAGCGCTGGTCGAGGTGCTGGCCGAGTACCTGGACGTACTCAGCGGCGAAGTCCTGCGCCTTGGCGGAACGGTCGATAAGTTCAACGGCGATGACGTCATGGCCTTTTGGGGGGCGCCGAAGGCGGCGACTGACCACGCCTATCTCGCTTGTCGGGCCGCCCTCCAGAGCCGGGCCACGATCTCGCAGCTGCACTCCGAATGGCGAGAGCAAGGGATCCCCCGGTTGCGGGCCTCCTTCGGGATCGCCACCGGCGACGTCGTGGTGGGCAATGTCGGGAGCCGGCGGCGGATGAACTACACGGTCATCGGAGACTCGGTGAACTTGGCGAGCCGGCTCCAAGGGCTTAACAAGTATTACGAGACGGAGGTCTTGATCAACGAAGCGGCGCGGGAGGAGGCGGGCGAACGGATCGTCACCCGGCTGGTCGACCTCGTCTCGGTGGCTGGGAGGGAGCAGGCCGTGCCGGTCTACGAGTTGTTGGCCCTGGCATCCTCCTGTGCTCCAGAGACGATCGCCCTTGCGAGCCGCCACAATGATGCGATGCGGCTTTACCGCATACGACACTTTGCGGAGTCTGTCGAAGCCTTCGACTCCGTCCTGCGGCTGCGGCCCGATGATGGGCCCGCAAAGATCTTGCGAGCCCGAGCGCACAGGTTTTCTAAAGATCCGCCATCTGACGATTGGAACGGCTCAATAGAGGTTCGCGTTAAGTAA
- the kdpF gene encoding K(+)-transporting ATPase subunit F — MTLLYWIGGVIALMLLVYLGTALLRPEKF, encoded by the coding sequence ATGACCTTGCTCTACTGGATCGGCGGCGTCATCGCGCTGATGCTCCTGGTCTATCTGGGAACCGCGCTGCTTCGCCCGGAGAAGTTCTGA
- a CDS encoding GDP-L-fucose synthase, which produces MTRSTKIFLAGHRGLVGSAIHRRLLAAGFENVLTQARQELDLTDQAKTLDFLKGERPEWVVCAAALVGGIQANRSRPADFIGINLAIQQSVIWGSHLADIPNLMFLGSSCIYPKITPQPIREEALMTGPLEPTNAPYAVAKIAALTMCQALQEQYGRNYFTVMPPNVYGMGDNFDPMNAHVMGALIRRFHENLPDKPVTCWGTGSPKREFLLSDDLAEACVFLMQTDKKVPPYINVGTGKSISIKDLAFAIQGVTGHSGAIQWDTSMPDGFPEKTMDVSKIEALGWRHKTDVREGVKIAYQSFLEAFAGSPLSRDES; this is translated from the coding sequence TTGACCCGCTCCACAAAGATCTTCCTCGCGGGCCACCGTGGCTTGGTCGGCTCGGCTATCCATCGGCGCCTCCTCGCCGCGGGCTTTGAGAACGTCCTGACGCAGGCCCGGCAAGAACTGGACCTTACCGACCAGGCCAAGACGCTCGACTTTCTCAAAGGCGAACGGCCGGAATGGGTGGTCTGTGCGGCGGCGCTGGTCGGCGGCATCCAGGCAAACCGCTCGCGTCCGGCGGACTTTATCGGCATAAACCTTGCCATCCAGCAAAGCGTGATCTGGGGCAGCCACCTTGCCGATATTCCGAACTTGATGTTCTTAGGCTCCAGCTGCATCTATCCCAAGATCACACCGCAACCCATCCGAGAGGAAGCGCTCATGACCGGGCCGCTAGAGCCCACGAACGCGCCCTACGCGGTCGCAAAGATCGCCGCTTTAACAATGTGCCAAGCACTCCAGGAACAGTACGGTCGAAACTACTTTACGGTCATGCCCCCTAACGTTTATGGAATGGGCGACAATTTTGACCCCATGAACGCTCACGTGATGGGAGCCTTGATCCGCAGGTTCCATGAGAACCTCCCGGACAAGCCGGTCACGTGCTGGGGCACAGGTTCTCCGAAGCGGGAGTTCCTCTTATCGGACGACTTGGCCGAAGCTTGCGTGTTCCTTATGCAAACGGATAAGAAGGTTCCCCCCTATATCAATGTCGGCACCGGAAAATCCATAAGTATTAAAGATCTTGCCTTCGCGATCCAAGGCGTCACCGGCCACTCCGGCGCCATTCAGTGGGACACGAGCATGCCTGACGGGTTTCCGGAAAAAACGATGGACGTCTCGAAGATCGAGGCGCTTGGCTGGCGTCACAAGACCGATGTCCGCGAGGGCGTCAAGATCGCGTACCAAAGCTTCTTGGAGGCTTTCGCGGGCTCCCCTTTGAGCCGCGACGAAAGCTGA
- a CDS encoding UvrD-helicase domain-containing protein, whose amino-acid sequence MGVILAETPQFSVRAAAGSGKTSVLVERYFHHIETDGLSPDQILAVTFTRRAAAMMKERIVDRLRSAGKIREAELAETGPIYTIHSFCERLLRENALMAGIDAGFVIADDGLGKTMVDRAVRRALATAPSEGPEAASLLVARSNTVEGTSDVSLRNVIEKTMDQLRSGGRSRAELGEIYRSVETLKVFWRDICLEELPLDVRQIIYSEPSYWPEGAVQLVRSSGYKPPLWLRTQRGQTEDEEASATVGLMRFVLAAWAHLDEQMTAEQTFDFTRLEAEAVSLIERSDSVREKLARQYRAALIDEAQDVNPVQYRLLDSVATGRSMMVGDPQQSIYRFRFADPELFVRRATELPCHDLDQNYRSRPGILRFVDLLFGREWGEDYRPMAPATPATVEDPFAHGTFEGVEVWPAENGKDSLGMVARMVDDLVEENGGEKGIAVLCLTNRYLSNLADMLVRRKIACRKVGGSDKFFAKMEIRDLANALDALSDPTRDFALLALLHSPFVGISYDALVLLAERREVFEALEDFKPKRADDAAKLDAFRRWFLPLSARAALVPAWELLGPMLDQTPYLEVVSRPPRGMQTLANVRKLLSMAAADTEAGAHEFAERIRQVQRLGHHEGNAPAIDVEAPAVVLTTVHRAKGLEWPIVVVADTFAPFRPRPNRSLVVCNGQLGAVATRFRTETPAYSCLLHRAVIEEVAETRRKMYVAMTRAKERLCCLIANEGGDETPAALIASAAGFPRRVLPGIHVRREGD is encoded by the coding sequence ATGGGGGTGATCCTTGCGGAGACCCCTCAGTTCTCGGTCCGCGCCGCGGCGGGCTCGGGAAAGACCAGTGTCTTGGTGGAGCGCTACTTCCACCACATCGAGACCGACGGGCTCTCGCCCGACCAAATCCTGGCCGTGACCTTCACGAGGCGCGCGGCGGCGATGATGAAGGAGAGGATCGTCGATCGGTTGCGGTCCGCAGGAAAAATCCGGGAAGCGGAGCTTGCCGAGACCGGGCCGATCTACACGATCCACAGCTTCTGCGAGCGTCTGTTGCGCGAGAACGCGCTGATGGCGGGGATCGACGCGGGGTTCGTCATCGCGGACGATGGCCTGGGCAAGACGATGGTCGATCGCGCGGTCCGAAGGGCGCTCGCGACCGCACCTTCCGAGGGCCCGGAGGCAGCCAGCCTGCTGGTCGCACGTTCCAACACGGTCGAGGGCACCAGCGACGTTTCGCTCCGCAACGTGATCGAAAAGACGATGGATCAACTCCGCTCGGGGGGTAGGAGCCGTGCAGAACTTGGCGAGATCTACCGCTCCGTTGAGACGCTGAAGGTGTTTTGGCGCGACATCTGTCTGGAAGAGCTGCCCCTGGACGTGCGGCAAATCATCTACTCCGAGCCCAGCTATTGGCCGGAGGGTGCGGTCCAACTGGTTCGCAGCAGTGGTTACAAGCCCCCACTTTGGCTACGGACCCAGAGGGGCCAGACCGAGGATGAGGAAGCGAGCGCGACGGTCGGACTGATGCGGTTTGTCTTAGCCGCTTGGGCGCACTTGGACGAGCAGATGACCGCGGAGCAAACGTTCGACTTCACCCGGCTCGAGGCGGAGGCGGTCAGTCTGATCGAGCGCTCGGATTCGGTGCGCGAAAAGCTTGCCCGGCAATACCGGGCCGCGCTCATCGACGAGGCACAGGACGTAAACCCGGTGCAGTACCGGCTACTGGACTCTGTGGCAACGGGTCGTTCCATGATGGTCGGGGACCCCCAGCAATCGATCTACCGATTCCGCTTTGCGGACCCCGAGCTGTTTGTCCGGCGGGCGACGGAACTGCCGTGCCATGACCTGGACCAGAACTACCGTTCAAGGCCCGGCATCCTCCGCTTCGTGGACCTCCTCTTTGGCCGGGAATGGGGCGAGGACTACCGGCCGATGGCGCCAGCTACGCCCGCGACGGTGGAAGACCCCTTTGCACACGGAACGTTCGAGGGTGTGGAAGTCTGGCCCGCGGAGAACGGGAAGGACTCGCTGGGCATGGTCGCTCGGATGGTGGACGACCTTGTCGAAGAGAACGGGGGCGAGAAAGGGATCGCCGTGCTTTGCCTCACCAACCGCTACCTGAGCAACCTCGCGGACATGCTCGTCCGGCGCAAGATCGCGTGCCGCAAGGTCGGGGGCAGCGACAAGTTCTTCGCCAAAATGGAGATCCGCGACCTAGCGAACGCGCTCGACGCCCTCAGCGACCCAACGCGGGACTTTGCCCTGCTGGCCCTCCTGCACAGTCCATTTGTCGGCATCAGCTACGACGCTTTGGTCTTGCTGGCGGAGCGGAGGGAAGTCTTCGAGGCACTCGAAGACTTCAAGCCGAAGCGCGCGGACGACGCCGCCAAGCTCGACGCTTTTCGCCGCTGGTTCTTGCCGCTCTCCGCGCGTGCCGCGCTGGTGCCGGCCTGGGAGCTCTTGGGGCCGATGCTCGACCAGACGCCGTACCTGGAAGTGGTTTCGCGGCCGCCCCGAGGGATGCAGACCTTGGCAAACGTGCGGAAACTGCTTTCCATGGCCGCGGCCGACACCGAGGCAGGCGCGCACGAATTTGCCGAGCGCATCCGTCAGGTGCAGCGATTGGGCCACCACGAAGGGAACGCGCCCGCGATCGACGTCGAGGCCCCCGCAGTGGTGCTGACGACGGTCCACAGGGCGAAAGGGCTGGAGTGGCCGATCGTGGTCGTCGCGGACACGTTCGCCCCGTTCCGTCCCCGCCCGAACCGCAGCTTGGTCGTCTGCAACGGGCAACTGGGGGCGGTGGCCACCCGGTTCCGGACCGAAACCCCGGCCTATTCGTGCCTCTTGCACCGGGCGGTGATCGAGGAAGTGGCCGAAACGAGGCGCAAGATGTACGTTGCCATGACTCGGGCGAAGGAGAGGCTTTGCTGCCTTATTGCGAACGAAGGCGGTGACGAGACGCCCGCCGCGTTGATCGCTTCAGCCGCGGGGTTCCCCCGTCGGGTACTTCCCGGCATCCACGTCCGCCGCGAAGGCGACTAG